A DNA window from Rhodococcus sp. Z13 contains the following coding sequences:
- a CDS encoding NADH-quinone oxidoreductase subunit M translates to MNGIPWLTILWLLPLLGAAAVFAVPTHRPATAKALALAVSLAVLIVGVLVAAGFDTGGARYQFVESASWIPSFGAGYRLGVDGIALVLVLLTAVLVPLLLVAGWHDDRPGAEDDGRARPAHTYTALILLVESMVLVSFVALDILLFYVFFEAMLVPMYFLIGGFGSRGTARGERARAAVKFLLYNLLGGLVMLAALIGLYVVTARSGLGTEPGVGTFDLRVVTAAAAAGDLDAAAAVLGALFLGFLAAFAVKAPLWPLHGWLPDAAVRTTPAVAVLMMAVVDKVGTFGMLRFCLPLFPDAAVTFAPLVVTLSVIAIVYGALLAIGQTDVMRLIAYTSISHFGFIVLGIFAMTGQGQAGSTLYMVNHGISTAALFLVAGFLVSRRGTRLIADYGGVQKVAPVLAGSFLVAGLATLSLPGLAPFVSEFLVFVGTYPRYGAGAVIATLALVLSAMYVLWLYQRMMGGPPREDTDEPGSRLTDLVPREIVVVAPLLALLLVLGIYPKPALDVITPAVDDTLVSIDLPQPELAVPVERPLAETGPPATGTGEEGASE, encoded by the coding sequence GTGAACGGCATTCCGTGGCTGACGATCCTGTGGCTCCTGCCGCTGCTGGGCGCCGCCGCGGTGTTCGCTGTGCCCACCCACCGGCCGGCGACGGCGAAGGCGCTGGCACTGGCGGTGTCGCTCGCCGTGCTGATCGTCGGCGTGCTCGTCGCGGCCGGCTTCGACACCGGCGGTGCACGGTACCAGTTCGTCGAATCGGCCTCGTGGATCCCGTCGTTCGGTGCCGGCTACCGGCTCGGCGTCGACGGGATCGCGCTGGTGCTCGTGCTGCTCACCGCCGTGCTGGTGCCGCTGCTGCTCGTCGCCGGATGGCACGACGACCGGCCCGGCGCCGAGGACGACGGCCGCGCCCGGCCCGCCCACACCTACACCGCGCTGATCCTGCTCGTCGAGTCCATGGTGCTGGTGTCCTTCGTCGCGCTCGACATCCTGCTGTTCTACGTCTTCTTCGAGGCGATGCTCGTGCCGATGTACTTCCTCATCGGCGGATTCGGCAGCCGCGGCACCGCCCGCGGCGAACGGGCACGCGCCGCGGTGAAGTTCCTGCTGTACAACCTGCTCGGCGGGCTGGTGATGCTCGCCGCCCTCATCGGGCTGTACGTGGTCACCGCCCGGTCCGGGCTGGGGACCGAGCCCGGCGTCGGTACCTTCGACCTGCGGGTCGTCACCGCCGCGGCTGCCGCCGGGGACCTCGACGCCGCCGCCGCGGTCCTCGGGGCGCTCTTCCTCGGTTTCCTCGCCGCATTCGCCGTCAAGGCCCCACTGTGGCCGCTGCACGGCTGGCTGCCCGACGCGGCGGTGCGCACCACACCGGCCGTCGCGGTGCTCATGATGGCCGTCGTCGACAAGGTCGGCACCTTCGGCATGCTGCGGTTCTGCCTGCCGTTGTTCCCCGACGCGGCGGTGACCTTCGCGCCCCTGGTGGTGACGCTGTCGGTGATCGCCATCGTCTACGGGGCGCTGCTCGCGATCGGCCAGACCGACGTGATGCGCCTGATCGCCTACACCTCGATCTCGCACTTCGGGTTCATCGTCCTCGGCATCTTCGCGATGACCGGGCAGGGACAGGCCGGATCGACGCTGTACATGGTCAACCACGGAATCTCCACCGCCGCACTGTTCCTCGTCGCCGGTTTCCTCGTCTCGCGGCGCGGCACCCGGCTCATCGCCGACTACGGCGGGGTGCAGAAGGTCGCGCCGGTGCTCGCCGGCAGCTTCCTCGTCGCGGGTCTGGCGACCCTGTCGCTGCCGGGACTCGCCCCCTTCGTCAGCGAATTCCTCGTCTTCGTCGGCACCTACCCGCGCTACGGGGCCGGCGCGGTGATCGCGACCCTCGCCCTCGTGCTGTCCGCGATGTACGTGCTGTGGCTCTACCAGCGCATGATGGGCGGGCCGCCCCGGGAGGACACCGACGAGCCGGGCTCGCGGCTCACGGACCTCGTGCCACGTGAGATCGTCGTGGTGGCACCGCTTCTCGCGCTGCTGCTCGTCCTCGGGATCTACCCGAAGCCCGCCCTCGACGTCATCACCCCCGCCGTCGACGACACCCTCGTGTCCATCGACCTGCCGCAACCGGAACTGGCCGTGCCCGTCGAGCGTCCGCTCGCCGAGACCGGACCGCCGGCGACGGGAACCGGGGAGGAAGGTGCATCCGAATGA